The following proteins are co-located in the Sporosarcina pasteurii genome:
- the guaA gene encoding glutamine-hydrolyzing GMP synthase → MSTAPLLIEQEKIVIIDYGSTYNQLLTRTIRKLGVYSELHPHTITAEELKQMNATGIILSGGPLSVNGEDAYGIDPNILTSGIPLLGICYGTQLIVNHFGGTIEYSPDRSYKESVVTIDASRKLFQGQAEKQTVWQSVGDTITDIPEGFDSLATTEENEIVAFGDDARQVYGIMYHPEVEQSVNGRDFLKHFIYEVCGVENEWTMASFAEIEIEKIRATVGDKKVLCALSGGVDSSVVAALIHRAIGDQLTCMFVDHGLLRKGEAESVVKTFAEKFNMNFIKIDAQDRFLNKLEGVSDPEEKRKIIGNEFIYVFDDEAAKLEGIDFLAQGTLYTDILESGTLTAQTIKSHHNVGGLPEDMEFELIEPLEALFKDEVRALGTELGLSDEIVWRQPFPGPGLGIRVLGEVTREKLEMVRESDAILREEIKNAGLDRDIWQYFTVLPNIQSVGVKNDQRTYDYAIGIRAVTSVDGVTSDWAKIPWDVLEKISARITTEVQNVNRVLFDVTSKPPSTIEWE, encoded by the coding sequence GTGTCAACCGCTCCTTTATTAATTGAACAAGAGAAGATTGTCATTATTGATTATGGAAGTACGTACAACCAACTTCTTACAAGAACGATTCGTAAACTTGGTGTGTATAGTGAACTTCATCCACATACGATAACGGCCGAAGAACTAAAGCAGATGAACGCGACTGGCATTATTTTGTCAGGAGGACCACTGTCAGTCAATGGAGAAGATGCTTACGGCATCGACCCGAACATTTTGACGTCAGGCATTCCGTTATTGGGCATTTGTTATGGTACACAATTAATTGTGAATCATTTTGGTGGGACGATAGAATACTCCCCGGACCGTTCATATAAGGAGTCGGTAGTCACAATCGACGCTTCGCGTAAACTGTTCCAGGGACAAGCTGAAAAGCAAACAGTGTGGCAAAGTGTTGGTGATACAATTACTGATATACCTGAAGGATTCGATTCACTTGCGACAACAGAGGAAAATGAAATCGTTGCATTCGGTGACGATGCCCGTCAAGTGTATGGCATTATGTACCATCCAGAGGTTGAGCAATCTGTAAATGGCCGCGACTTCTTGAAACACTTTATTTATGAAGTGTGTGGAGTGGAAAATGAATGGACGATGGCTAGTTTTGCTGAAATCGAAATTGAAAAGATCCGTGCTACAGTCGGCGACAAGAAAGTTCTATGTGCGCTAAGTGGTGGGGTAGATTCTTCAGTAGTGGCTGCGTTAATTCACCGTGCAATTGGTGACCAGTTAACATGTATGTTTGTTGACCATGGACTTCTTCGAAAAGGTGAAGCGGAAAGTGTTGTTAAAACATTTGCTGAGAAGTTTAACATGAACTTTATCAAAATCGATGCACAAGATCGTTTCTTAAATAAGCTGGAAGGTGTTTCTGATCCAGAAGAGAAACGTAAAATTATCGGGAATGAGTTCATTTACGTGTTTGACGATGAAGCTGCAAAACTAGAAGGCATTGACTTTTTAGCACAAGGAACACTTTACACAGACATTCTTGAAAGTGGAACATTAACAGCTCAAACGATTAAATCGCATCACAACGTCGGCGGACTTCCAGAAGATATGGAATTTGAATTAATTGAACCACTAGAAGCTTTATTCAAAGACGAAGTTCGTGCGCTAGGAACAGAATTAGGTTTATCTGACGAAATTGTTTGGCGTCAACCTTTCCCAGGACCGGGACTAGGTATTCGTGTACTTGGAGAAGTTACGAGAGAAAAGCTAGAAATGGTTCGTGAATCCGACGCAATTTTACGTGAAGAAATTAAAAATGCAGGTCTAGATCGTGATATTTGGCAATATTTCACCGTGTTACCGAACATTCAAAGTGTTGGTGTGAAAAACGACCAAAGAACATACGATTATGCAATCGGGATTCGTGCGGTGACGTCTGTTGATGGTGTAACATCCGACTGGGCGAAAATCCCATGGGATGTGCTCGAGAAAATCAGTGCTCGAATTACTACTGAAGTACAAAACGTTAACCGTGTACTCTTTGATGTGACGAGCAAGCCACCATCCACAATTGAGTGGGAATAA